The nucleotide window TCTTCACCTCCATGGAGTACTTAAGGGAGTACAACTGCTTCAGAGAGATTGTAACGAATTTCTCACCATCATAAGCATCTAGAGTATAAAGGTTGGAGTCAATAGCTAGAAAGTTCACTGGTGTTACCCATGGTAACTTGTAACGAAATGGTAGGTAAACCTTCTCCTCCTTAATTATAGGTTCACCAAGTTCCAACTCCTTAACCCTTCTTGAGAACCATGACTTACTCCACGAGAAGGTGATGTACTCATGAGGTCTTACCGTTATTCTAACGCTTTCCCCCACAACCTTCCTCAGAGTCGTCTTTATCCTAACGTAAGCCTTCTTCACCCTTGGTTTTTCAATCGAAGCTCTCCCCTTTATGGCCCTTTTCCTCCACGACTTCAAGATCGAGAATGCGTCATTAATTGCCTTATCGACGTAATGTGACGCAAGGTGATTGATCTTCTCCAACTCTTCCCTAAGTGGTTTGTATACTTCCTTCTTCTTCGGTAGTGTTATCTTGTAATTACCGTTCTTTTTTCTTACTTGTATTTTCGTTAAATTCCACAGGTAGTCAATTGCTTTCTGTAGTAGTGTTCTGTATTCTTTAATTAACTCTTTGCTCTTCTCCCTCTCACTATTCTTGATGGAGTACGTGAAGTGCACTAGTATTTTGGAAAAGTTCTTAGACTATGATCTAGTGGTATATCCTTTGCCTAAAGCTATAGACTTTCTGAAGGCACTAACGTATTCCTCTTCCGGTTCAAATTTTCCAATTCTTAAGTTCTTCAGCACATTTCTTCACCTTTTCGTATTTATGACTTCTCATACCATACAGTTTCCCGCTGAACGAGACTAGTGCTGACATTAGGTCTTCAACTAGTTCTTCCTCTTTGTCCTCTTGGTTTAGTACTACTATTTCACAGTTGTGTGCTTTGCACACTTCCTCTAGGATTTCGAAACCGAATCTAACAAGTCTGTCTGGGTAAGCAACAACTACGCGTGATACTTCGTTATTTAATATCATTCTCAACAACTTCAAGAACCCCTTTCTCTTCATGTTTAACCCGGAACCTATGTCTGTGATTACTTGGTCGTATTCTTTGACTTGTTCCTCTAGGTACTTCACTTGGTTTACTAGATCGTCTTTTTGCGTGGAAGATGATACTCTAGCGTAAAGTATTACTTTTCTTTTTCTAATAATTCCCATTAGCCTCTCTATGTCTTCTTCTCTGAATCTCCATTTTCCGCTCTGTAGTATAACTGGTTTTATGTATCCTTTCTTAACGTATTCTCTAAGTGTTGCATAGGATATTCCTAGTCTTTGGCATGCTTCCTTTGGTCTTAGCATTGTATAAGAGTTTGTGGCAAAATAATATAAACTTTACGGTTTATCGGAAACTGTTGGCAACGGCTTCCGACTAAAGACAAAGAAAGTTGATAATATTAGAAATTCCCCATCCATAGCTATAGGATCTATAATAAACATCAACGCTCCTATAGGTAGTGTTGCGAGAATCGCAAAACTGACTTTCTCCCGCCACTCATGGCGAGGTTTTCAGCAGTTTGTAATTATATTATCTATTTGCCTTAAGCTATGTGGCCACATTGTACTATGCAACGGTGAATTACTTATATATGCAAAAGTTGAGAATATACATGCTATGACTTTCTCAATAGTCATTTACGATCCCGATGAAAAGGC belongs to Saccharolobus solfataricus and includes:
- a CDS encoding IS607 family transposase is translated as MLRPKEACQRLGISYATLREYVKKGYIKPVILQSGKWRFREEDIERLMGIIRKRKVILYARVSSSTQKDDLVNQVKYLEEQVKEYDQVITDIGSGLNMKRKGFLKLLRMILNNEVSRVVVAYPDRLVRFGFEILEEVCKAHNCEIVVLNQEDKEEELVEDLMSALVSFSGKLYGMRSHKYEKVKKCAEELKNWKI